The window CATCCGCTTCAACGATACCGAAGGCAAGCGCTTGAGTTTCGCCGCCCGCCGCGACGCCGGCTACGCCTCGTTCCGCAAATACATGGACTACGTGTTCGCTTATGCCGGCACGTACTCGCTGGAGCGCGAGCTGAAACCCGTACCGGCCGGCGGCATCGCCGTAGGCGACGTGTTCATCAAGGGCGGCTTCCCGGGACACGCCGTGCTCGTCGCCGACATGGCGGAGGACACCGCGACGGGCGAGAAGCGATTCCTCCTGGTGCAGAGCTACATGCCCGCGCAGGAGATGCACGTCCTCAAGAACCCAGCCGCCGGCGACGGCTCGCCGTGGTATCCGGCGGCCTTCGTCGGCGAGCTGAAAACGCCCGAATGGACCTTCGCTCCTGGCGCTTTGCGCCGGTGGCCATGAGCGTCCGCGCTAGCGGATAATTGCCACCAGCGCGAGACCGGCGACGACGAACGCGCCGAGACCTGCCGCCTGCTTCAGCGCGCCGGCCGGGTCGGCATGCGTCATCATCAGATCGAGCGCGTAGCCAAGCCCGGCGAGGCCGATCGCAATCACCACGAGCCCAACAAGCACTCCAAAAAATCCGCGCATAGTGTGTCTCTCCCCAGATTGCCGGCCGCGCCGGTCGCGTTATGGTTCGGTTGCCGCCGGCGCCGCAGGTGTCTCCGGCGTCGGCGTCGAGGCCGCCCCCTCGGACTTGTGCTGCTCCCAGTCATAGTCCTTGAGGTAGGTCTTCATCGAATGCGGCCCGTCAGGCTGCATATGGGTATATACGATCACGCCCACGGCGAGCCCAATGGCCAGGAAGATACCAAGGATCGAGCGCAGCGCCACGACGCCGCGGCCGGAGGCGCGCGCCAGCGAAGGGCTGATCAGGCCTGCCACAAGATAGATGAGCGCCAATCCAAAGATGGTCCCGGCCGCGAAGTGGGTGTTCTCGATGAGACTGTCGTACACAAGCACCCCCGGGGCCCGGCGCCACGACCGCGCTTGGACGCACGGCCGCCGATTTGAGGCACGCCACGAGCGGAAAGGTCAATACGCTTTGTAGGGGCTGGCGCTTGGAACTCGTTAGGGCTGAGCCGCCGGCGGCGGGTCGGCGTTGATCTGCGCCGGCGTTTCCTCGCCGCCCGGCAGCTCGCGCGTGACGAAATAGAGCGCGGTCGAGGCGATCAGCGCCACGGCGACGAACACGCCGACGATGGTAGAGCGCTTGCTGGCCAATACCCAGGCCGGGTTGATGAGCCCGATGAGCAGGTAGAGCACCAAGAGGATCATGACCGCCTGGAACGACCAGGACGAATAATCGAGGAGCGCGTTGGACATCGGTATGAACCTTCATTGGGTCGACTGAGGCCGATGTAGGCGACCGCTGCTTAACGGACCGCCAACCCGCCATTGGTTGCGCCGGCCACCTAGCGCCCACCTGCCTAGCGGGCGGCGGCGAGCGCCAAAGGAAGCGTGTCGGCCAGCACCGCGAGATCCTCGTCGCGCCCGCAGCTGACGCGGATGCAGCGGTTGAGTGGCGCCACGCCAGGCATACGTACGAACACGTCCTGGGCAATCAGCGCATCGAGCACCCGCTTGGCGAAGTCGCCGTCACCCCCGCAGTCGATGGTGACGAAGTTGGCTGCCGAGGAAAGCGGCTGCAAACCGTTGTCGCGGGCGATCGCACCGATGAGCTCGCGCGCCCTTGCGATGCGCGCCACGGCTTCGGCGAGAAATTCCTGATCCTCGAGCGCCGCGAGCGCGCCGATCTGCCCGACGCGATTGATGCCGTAGTGGTTGCGGATCTTCTCGAAGGCGCGAATGACCTTTGCCTCGCCGAGGCAATAGCCGATGCGTGCACCCGCGAGACCATAGGCCTTCGAGAACGTGCGGAAGCGCAGCACCTGCGCATTGCCTACGTCGACCGGCAACAAGTCTGCTTGACGAGCCGTGTCGCAGTAGGCCTCATCGAGGCACAGCAGCACGCCGTCGGGAAGCTGCGCGATGAGGTCGTTCAACTCCGCCGCGCCCCAGAACGAGCCCATCGGGTTGTCGGGGTTGCACACATAGAGGATGCGCGCTTCCTCGCTCCGCGTCGCCTCGACCAGGGCGCCGAGATCCTGCTTGTCGTCGCGATAGGGCACACGCACCAGCCGTCCGCCGCCGCCGGCGACGTGGAAGTTGAACGTCGGATAGGTCCCGTCGGACGTGACGACCGGCGAGCCCAGCTCGACCGCGAGCTTCACCGCCAGCCCGAGCAAGCCGTCGATGCCCTCGCCGATGACGACGTTGTCGAGCCCGACGCCGTGGAACTCCGCGAGCGCGGCGCGCAGCTCGTGGCTTTCGGGATCGGCGTACATCCAATTGCCGTCCGCCGCGGCGCGCATGGCGGCAAGCGCCTTCGGCGAGGGTCCGAACAGGCTCTCGTTGGCGCCGAGACGCGCGCGGAACGGCTGGCCGCGGCCACGCTCCTGCGCCTCCGGGCCGACAAATGGCACTAGGGCGGGAAGGCTTTCGATCAGGCTGTTGAAGCGCGGTCGGGACATACGATGGGTCTGGCCTGAGTATCGACGGTCGTCAACAGGGCGCGCCGTCCATTGATCCGATTAGATCAGCCCCAGCTCGGCCAGCTCGCGGCGCATCTTTGGCGGCAGGTCGGCGAGCCCCTTGTCGCCGCGCCCGAGGTCCGCGGGCGCATCGTCGGCCGTGAGGTAGCGCCAGCCCTGAAAGGCGCGGCGCGGGACCGGGCGCACCGGCACCAACACTTTGTCGAGAAGGATACGGCAGCCCTTCGAGCCGTCGGACTTCGTGCCCGGCTCGAAGCCGACGAGCTTCTGGCGCACCTGCACGCTGCCCTTGATCACCCAAAACATCGAGCCTCCGTCGAGCAGCTCCGCCTCGCGCTTCGGCGTCTGGAATGTCGTGTGGAAAATCTTGGGCGGCGCCCCGGCCTTCTTCTGCTCGGCGGCGCGCGCCTTTTGCCAGTCAGCCAGCTCCTCAATGCTGTCGACGCCGACGCACAGCTTGATGAGGTGCAAAGTCACGCTACCCGCCTCCGCTCAAAGCGTCGTCAGAATGGACCTGTGGCGCGGCGGTCTCCAGTCACAACGGCGGCGCATCCACAAGCGAGCGCTACTTCGCCGAGCACGCGCCCGCATATTGCGCCACGACGGGCTGCCCGAGCACGCCGAAGTGGCGCGAATGCACGGCAGGGTACTCGCCACTCGCCGGATCCTTGTCGTAGATGGTCGTCAGGTTGAGGAAGCCCTCATTGACGACCTCGAGAAAATGGTTGGCGTTGATGGCACGCACGATCTTAAGCGCGCCCGGCGCCTTGCCCGCATCTGGTACCAGCGTGGCCGTCTGCCGTTCCAGGTTGACGTCGGCGATCGCGAGCTTGATCGGCTCCGGCGACTTCTGCGCAAATTTGCCGGCATCGAACGTCCATGCCGTGCCCGCATCGAACGTGCAGACGTACCCCTTGGGCTCGTCCTCCGCCCGCCCCGCGCTGCTCATCAGTAGCGCCAACGCCCCGCATAGGAAGGCGGTCCTCTTCACTTGCATATACTCTCACCCACAACGTTGATTCCGGCCATTGAACCGCGCCTGAGCGCCGCAGGCAACAGATCCGCCAAAAGCGTTGTGCCGCGGTGCCCGGCTCGCTCCGTGCCTTCAATCCGCCCCCTTTCAGGCCTCGTTACCCGCAGTGGCTGGGTGATTTGAAAATGGTCCAACGGCGGGCTCTCATATGCGCGGCTCTGGCGGGCGCCACGTTGTGCGGCTGTGCGAGTTCACAGGTCGACACCAAGCCGAACCTCGTCGGCGACATCCCTCCTCCCACTGACAATGGCGGCGTCGTCACCGGCGCTCTCCCCGGGTCCGGCTACCAGCTCAGCGCCGAAGAGCTCGGCTACGACTGCAAGAAGCTCTCCGGCACCATGCAGATCCGCATTCTGCAAATCCGCGGCTACGACACGAACCGCAAGGCCTCCGCCGCCGCCCGCGGCATGCAGACCTTCGCCACGCCGATCTGGGGCGGCACCAAGGAAGGCGTCGACCCCGACGGCCAATACCAGCGCGACCGCGCCATGCTCGAGGCCTACAATCGTCAGCTCGCCGCCAAGCAGTGCCCGACCTTCGACCTCGCGCGCGAGCTCGCCACCACCGAAGACACGACGCCGACGCCGGTACCGCGCACCAAGTGACAGGACGACATCGGGATTAACGGCTCCCGCCATTCTGGTGTACACCTCGCTCGCCACGAGCAGGGACGAGATATGCCGGCCGACGAGTCCATCCAATCCGCAGACACCGCCGACCGACCGAGCACCGTGCCGTGGCCGCCGATCGTGCTTGTGGCCGTAATCAGTGCCGCGATCGCGCTCAACTACCTCGCGCCCATTTCGTGGCCCGGCCTCGACGACACTCCCGCGCGCACCATCGGCCGTGGCGTCGGCATCATCGGCATCATTCTCCTCGTATGGGCGATCCTCACCCTGCGCCGGCACGACACCACCGTCCTGCCCGACGTCGCCGCCACGCATCTTGTCACCTCGGGCCCCTACTGGCGTTTTCGCAATCCCATCTATCTCGCCGACACGATGATCCTGCTCGGCGCCGCCGAGCTGACCAAGAACGTCTGGCTCGTCGCTGCCGCGGCGGTGTTCGCCGCGCTGATCACCTGGCTCGCCATCCTGCCGGAGGAGCGGCACCTGGAGCGCCGCTTCGGGCAGGCGTACCTCGACTACAAAAAGAAATCGCGCCGTTGGATCTAAAGGGAACGCGCGATGGCCACCGACTTCGGCGAGAAGGAACGCGAATTCATCGACGGCCTGAAGGAGAACACGGGCCGCGACCTCGGCGAGTGGATGCAGGCGATATCGGAGGCGGGGCTCGGGCACCGCAACGACATCATCGACTGGCTGCGCCACAAGGGCCTCATGTTTTCCAAGGCGTCATGGCTGGAACGCATCCACCACAACGGCGGCAAGCCGATCTATGCCGGCGTGCCGAAGGAAGCCGCGCCTCGACGGCCGGCGCTCCGCCGCCGTGAGACGCCGATCGCGCCGCTGGCACCGGCGCAATCGCCCGAACCGCCGCAACGCGCGCCCGCACCCGCGCCTGCACCGCCGGCCCCACCAGCAGTTCCCAGCGCGGGCGGCGACGTCGATGCGCTGCTTGCCAAAGCGAAGGCGTATAGGCCGCTCGCCCAGCACGTGCTCGCCAAGATCAAGTCGGTGAACCCGGCTGCCCAAGTCAGCGCGCGCGAAAGCGCGGTCGCCATCGGTGGGCCCTCGCCGTTCGCCGTCCTTGGCATCACCGCCAAGGAGCTGCGCCTGCATTTAGCGCTCGGCGAGCACCCCTTCGACGAGTTCGTCAAGAAGGGTCAGGCGGGCGGCGGTCTTGGCAAGGGGGAGGCGCTCTCCCACATGCTTGTGTTGACGGATGCCCGCCAGATCGATGCACGATTTATCGATCTGATAACGCTGGCCGCAGCAAGGGCTGGCGGCTGACGGCGGAACATCGAATAGCCCGAATTCTGTCCGCCAGTGCGGCCATGTTTGGAGGCATTGCCATGTTCGCCGACGTTCGTTGGCCCCGCTCCGCGATTGCCATTGCCGCGCTTCTCGCAACGAGCGCCTCGCTCAACGCCCAGAGCGCCCAGCGCGACGCCATCGCCGATCTCATTTCCAAGTCCGGACGCACCGGCAAGGTAGAGAAGGTCGCCGAGACGGTGCCGCGCACCGCCGGAGCGACGCCGCTCGGCCCGCCCGTACCCGGCACGGCTCCGCCAGCCGCCGCACCGCCCGTTCCTAAGGATCCGCGCGAGGGCGAGGAAGCCTACGAGCAGGCGCGCCAGCTGATGATCGCCGTCGATGCGATCTTGCGCGACGCCGCCGAGCAGCGCTCGGAAGCGCAGAAGCTTCCCGGGCGCGATGAGTTCATCCTGACGCCGCTGTGGACCGAAACGCGCGAGGACCGCGAGCAGCGCATCCGCGGCCTGCTCGATTCCGCGCTCGGCATCGTCACTGACGTGCCCGTCGTCGGCATGCAGAAGAAGGTCGAGGGACTGCGCCTCAACATCCGCGACATCGAGCGCGAGATCGCGACGATGAAGGAGAAGCAGGTCACGGCGCCGAAGGACGCGATGCTACCGGGCGTGCTCACCGACACGGTCGCGAGCCTCGACG of the Hyphomicrobium album genome contains:
- a CDS encoding DUF4846 domain-containing protein, which translates into the protein MRALLLFLAGLCQLASTAAVAAPVYAWKYAPGGETLAQRIAPPPGFTRTPAAEGSWAAWLRGLPMKSANAPVLIFTGAAKWRQDVHVAVVDIDVGKRDLQQCADAIMRLRGEWLFASGHKADIRFNDTEGKRLSFAARRDAGYASFRKYMDYVFAYAGTYSLERELKPVPAGGIAVGDVFIKGGFPGHAVLVADMAEDTATGEKRFLLVQSYMPAQEMHVLKNPAAGDGSPWYPAAFVGELKTPEWTFAPGALRRWP
- a CDS encoding pyridoxal phosphate-dependent aminotransferase, whose protein sequence is MSRPRFNSLIESLPALVPFVGPEAQERGRGQPFRARLGANESLFGPSPKALAAMRAAADGNWMYADPESHELRAALAEFHGVGLDNVVIGEGIDGLLGLAVKLAVELGSPVVTSDGTYPTFNFHVAGGGGRLVRVPYRDDKQDLGALVEATRSEEARILYVCNPDNPMGSFWGAAELNDLIAQLPDGVLLCLDEAYCDTARQADLLPVDVGNAQVLRFRTFSKAYGLAGARIGYCLGEAKVIRAFEKIRNHYGINRVGQIGALAALEDQEFLAEAVARIARARELIGAIARDNGLQPLSSAANFVTIDCGGDGDFAKRVLDALIAQDVFVRMPGVAPLNRCIRVSCGRDEDLAVLADTLPLALAAAR
- a CDS encoding DUF1489 family protein, coding for MTLHLIKLCVGVDSIEELADWQKARAAEQKKAGAPPKIFHTTFQTPKREAELLDGGSMFWVIKGSVQVRQKLVGFEPGTKSDGSKGCRILLDKVLVPVRPVPRRAFQGWRYLTADDAPADLGRGDKGLADLPPKMRRELAELGLI
- a CDS encoding methyltransferase family protein encodes the protein MPADESIQSADTADRPSTVPWPPIVLVAVISAAIALNYLAPISWPGLDDTPARTIGRGVGIIGIILLVWAILTLRRHDTTVLPDVAATHLVTSGPYWRFRNPIYLADTMILLGAAELTKNVWLVAAAAVFAALITWLAILPEERHLERRFGQAYLDYKKKSRRWI
- a CDS encoding DUF5655 domain-containing protein — protein: MATDFGEKEREFIDGLKENTGRDLGEWMQAISEAGLGHRNDIIDWLRHKGLMFSKASWLERIHHNGGKPIYAGVPKEAAPRRPALRRRETPIAPLAPAQSPEPPQRAPAPAPAPPAPPAVPSAGGDVDALLAKAKAYRPLAQHVLAKIKSVNPAAQVSARESAVAIGGPSPFAVLGITAKELRLHLALGEHPFDEFVKKGQAGGGLGKGEALSHMLVLTDARQIDARFIDLITLAAARAGG